The Cotesia glomerata isolate CgM1 linkage group LG9, MPM_Cglom_v2.3, whole genome shotgun sequence region acaattaagattaatgtcggtgaccgagaaatcacatcacaaccatttatccgttatctgggagtgatgctggatgcacgactcaacttcaaacagcaggtggaacatgtcagtgccaaagcgtcagtagtgagggctagtctcgcacggctgatgcctaacatcggaggcccaatgcagagcaggaggctactattgtcatcagtagtcacatcagtgctcacttacggaatatccatttgggctgatgcactggaaacccaagaatcatggagaaaagctggaccaatataccgactgagtgccctacgagtagctagtgccttccgcactatatcagaagaagcagtgtgcgtcattgctggaaccctacctcttagagttctagcagaggaaagacgggccctttaccaacgaaaaaggtcaactgcactgagcccggaagaacttagaattgaagaacggcagaagagcataggccgatggcaactacaatgggatgctgcagagaagggtaggtggacgcaccgtctcatacctcgggtcgacatttggcttaaccggaatcacggtgaggtcaattactatcttacgcagatgttgtcgggacatgggtgttttcgagagtatctacaccgctttaagcacgatgactcttcggagtgcccgtcctgcccaggagctgctgaagacgcggagcacgtcttctttgtatgtcctcgtttcgatccacagcgtgaagaactggagaggatcctgaaccagagaatgcaaccagattcactagtagaagcaatgttgtcatcagaagctgcctggaacgctaccaacacgtttgcaacagaagtccttaaagacttgcgttccaccgaaagaaaaagagcaaatagcagaagatagaaggaagatagttaacaccttagccaccagaaggaagagcagtagctagatcctcccttcacgaagtaatgcctgacggcggtttccatgagggattagaggaaagaaggaaaaggggtttagggtttagtgggtaggggcgttagtgtcgagttagtatgacgctgcgtcgagtcgccacatatccaggccaaacagctatgcctagaatccgtaaaaaggattcccccccccccagaaaaccaaaaaaaaaaacacacacacacacacacacacacacatacagaccgtgacaacctcgcggggatagtcagggaagcttcctgtgaccttcaaacgtcgagatctgatgaaaactcggtttttgtaaaacggggtgaaaacaataacttcccgatttttgaaaatctttgattttcgtagcgggaagttaaaaactcCAAGtagtcattaaaaattcaattgtgTATAAAAATGAGTTCTCATGCATCCttgttactattattattataactttaattaaaaaaaagctcTTTACCCTAATGAAGACATTGCGCCCGGCAATGTTATACCGTCCCTCGCCGACTTTCCGTACTTTCAACTTGGAACACTTCTCGTTTGAACACTGACAAAGTCTATGAATAGCTTCTGCAGCCCGCCGTaccttaaaaattacaataataaataatttaatgcttGAAAGGTTTCAACGTTTTTGGAGaagacaagaaaaaaaataactgttAGTACAGGTGGATTTGAGATTAATTTTCCTGGCGACTGAGTATCCTCGTCGACAAACCgaacaaactaaaaaaaattatcgaagaaattttgattaatttatttttaattttcagatgaGCATCCGACGATGTTTTGGAATGAATAAAATGatatgtataatttaaaagaaaaaaatgattggtATGAATAATGAGTATGAGTTATGATTGATTTACTTTTCTGTCAAGTTCAGTAATTGGTCCAACATGTTCCGGCGGTTCTGCTGGTGACGGCGAGCTGACTGGGGACGGAAGCTCATCCGGATCTTCAGCGCTCCCGCGTGACCAATCATCCTCAGTGGTGTCACTCGGTACTCCGTCGCTGCCAGTTGGTCCATTATCGCTCACTGAGCGACGCATTTCCGTCGGAGGCTCCAGTGGTGTCGTCGGTGGTGTCGGATTAATCCATAAAGTCATCGTGGTAATTTCAGACGCCGAGCTgcacataaaatataattcattcattcattttctttatcttcttttattttttacttttcacggcaacttaaatttttaattaactttataaatatagtAATAAATTGCGCCTACATCCGCTTAAattatgtttataaatataaacataattGGTATTAGTAATTGTCAACACtactatatttaatataactatatttaatactttataCTTGATAGTATAGTACTGTGTTACACAAAATCTTTACTTGCTCTTTCTTGCATTACAGTACACTTTTATACTTATGCGTTATTGTATACACACCCTTATTGGTGTTATTTCAAGAGTACTTGTGTCCCGTATCAAGCAGTTCATTCAGTCGATAACTATTTATGCCATtaccttttatttttattttatgtttagaCTTCACTCCAATTTagttttgtaattttcattaaaaataaaatagcaacttctgaaaattttcaagaatttttttaacaagtaaattatttttaatatagaaaaaaaaatttgatgtaagaatttgagtaatttttttttttgtatagaaaattgaaaaattataatttgaaaacattatttttcacGAAAAATCCAcaccaataataataaaaatttgaaaaaaattttttctaattagttttaaagctttcaatatttatcacaATTTCAGTTGactgaatttatttaatttttttttaaataacaatttttttatttatttatcattttctcgataaacagtttttttttatggagaaattgacacttttgaaaattttttcacttttaattattctatttttgatgaaattaaaaagaaaaaaatcgcAATAATCATTTCTAAGAGTTGAAGTATTATAAATCGTGaaactaaataattacttaaatctaaatttcaaacaaaattaaaaaaagttttacgatttaaagaaaaatcaaattttcccAATTCTTATATTAAGTGACAACCCTTtgatattgtaattaaaaataataaaaaaataatctaccagctatgttttattttttccttggGTGGTAGAGGTGAAGGAACCGGTGACGGGGGTTGATATTGCCATGAAACTAAACTACTATGAGATATTCCACTATCAGACATGCAATGTAATTCTCGTTCTTGCTCAGCAATTTCACGTTCCAATTGTACCAGTCCTGGTGGTTCTAAAGAATATTTCGAAGCTAATCGCGCTACTTCCAATAAACACAGCACGACATTACGTGGCTGTCCATGAAGTACTAAAACAAATCAACGAGaacataattaataagtaataattataaaattagtaatataattaaatgactgaatatttaatatttattgaagaatTCGCAGTACTTACCCAAATCATCACTTTCGAACAATAAATTGTTGTGCACACCTAACCGTCTGCAAAACTGGATGAAGTTTTCCATGTTGTCACGG contains the following coding sequences:
- the LOC123271860 gene encoding growth arrest-specific protein 2-like isoform X2; translation: MSYTNRFPPTQHTRYRSSWGPSSVSAFTRADVPRASPEEEEYEFYHERIHSAQNRQLIPLQEDLADWINKIINVDYITGDNFFDTLDNGVIVCKLARVIQEKARAAIDAGLAKGPVPVIRGRCWENAARRSFFSRDNMENFIQFCRRLGVHNNLLFESDDLVLHGQPRNVVLCLLEVARLASKYSLEPPGLVQLEREIAEQERELHCMSDSGISHSSLVSWQYQPPSPVPSPLPPKEKIKHSCSASEITTMTLWINPTPPTTPLEPPTEMRRSVSDNGPTGSDGVPSDTTEDDWSRGSAEDPDELPSPVSSPSPAEPPEHVGPITELDRKFVRFVDEDTQSPGKLISNPPVRRAAEAIHRLCQCSNEKCSKLKVRKVGEGRYNIAGRNVFIRLLKGRHMMVRVGGGWDTLEHFLSRHDPCQVRVLSRESTPPPHTTAKHTNFLHIRAKYRSSPTESISRR
- the LOC123271860 gene encoding growth arrest-specific protein 2-like isoform X3, coding for MSYTNRFPPTQHTRYRSSWGPSSVSAFTRADVPRASPEEEEYEFYHERIHSAQNRQLIPLQEDLADWINKIINVDYITGDNFFDTLDNGVIVCKLARVIQEKARAAIDAGLAKGPVPVIRGRCWENAARRSFFSRDNMENFIQFCRRLGVHNNLLFESDDLVLHGQPRNVVLCLLEVARLASKYSLEPPGLVQLEREIAEQERELHCMSDSGISHSSLVSWQYQPPSPVPSPLPPKEKIKHSCSASEITTMTLWINPTPPTTPLEPPTEMRRSVSDNGPTGSDGVPSDTTEDDWSRGSAEDPDELPSPVSSPSPAEPPEHVGPITELDRKVRRAAEAIHRLCQCSNEKCSKLKVRKVGEGRYNIAGRNVFIRLLKGRHMMVRVGGGWDTLEHFLSRHDPCQVRVLSRESTPPPHTTAKHTNFLHIRAKYRSSPTESISRR
- the LOC123271860 gene encoding growth arrest-specific protein 2-like isoform X1; amino-acid sequence: MSYTNRFPPTQHTRYRSSWGPSSVSAFTRADVPRASPEEEEYEFYHERIHSAQNRQLIPLQEDLADWINKIINVDYITGDNFFDTLDNGVIVCKLARVIQEKARAAIDAGLAKGPVPVIRGRCWENAARRSFFSRDNMENFIQFCRRLGVHNNLLFESDDLVLHGQPRNVVLCLLEVARLASKYSLEPPGLVQLEREIAEQERELHCMSDSGISHSSLVSWQYQPPSPVPSPLPPKEKIKHSCSASEITTMTLWINPTPPTTPLEPPTEMRRSVSDNGPTGSDGVPSDTTEDDWSRGSAEDPDELPSPVSSPSPAEPPEHVGPITELDRKFVRFVDEDTQSPGKLISNPPVLTVRRAAEAIHRLCQCSNEKCSKLKVRKVGEGRYNIAGRNVFIRLLKGRHMMVRVGGGWDTLEHFLSRHDPCQVRVLSRESTPPPHTTAKHTNFLHIRAKYRSSPTESISRR